The Thermosipho melanesiensis BI429 sequence ATCTGTTGTAGGTCCAGTTGCTACCACCCATATTTCATCTTCTTTTAAATCTATACTCTTTATTTCTTCACGAATAACTTCCACATTATCAAATGATAAAATATGCTCGGTAATACACTGAGAAAATTTATCTCTATCCACCGCCAATGCCTTCCCCGCAGGAACTCTACATCGGTATGCACATTTTAAAACTAGTGAATCTAGTATATTCATTTCTGCTTTAAGTATTCCTTCAGCATTGTTCAAACTTTCAGATTTTAAAGAATTACTACATACCAATTCCCCAAAATTGGGATTTTTATGCACAGTAGAAAATTTCTTTGGCTTTTGCTCAAAAATCCTTACCTTCACTCCTGTATTCAAAAGCTTCCACGCAACCTCTACTCCAGCCAATCCAGCACCAATAATGTTAACAATCAAAACATTCACCTTCCTTAATTAAACAACCATTTTTTGCTTCAAAAAATGTCATCTTTCTTTTCCCGGGAAACTGTATATACCTTACCTTCACAGAACCATTTTCACACGATATTAATGCTCCTTCCTTATCGATACTAATTATCTTACCTATTTCTCTTGAACTATTCTCCAAAACAGAAAACACACCAAATAATTTTACAATCTTTCTTTTAAACAACACTCTTACTCCTGGAAGAGGATCATATGCACGGATTTTATTTTTTACAAAAGTCACATCTTTTGAAAAATCAAGTTTTAAATCTTCTTTCGTAATTTTTGGAGCAAATGATACTTTTCCTTCTTGTGGGATAAGCTCAATGGGATAGTTATTCAAAAATTCTATCAAAGCCTTTTTCCCTAAATCCAAAAGTTTTTCATACAACTCCCCAAAAGTTTCAAATTCCCCAACTTCTACTTCTTTTTTCAAAGCAATTGGGCCATCATCCATTCCCTCTCCTATTTTGAAAATCGTAATTCCCGTTCTCTTTTCACCATTTTCTAAAACTCTTTGAATAGGTGCTGCACCTCTATAACTTGGTAAAAGAGAAGCATGTACATTGTAAAATTCCAGTGTATTTAAAAATGGCGGTTTAAGCAATTTTCCATATGCAACAACTATTCCTATGTCGGGTTTAAGATTCTCAATTATTTTCAATCCCTCTTTATTTAATTTTTTTGGTTGAAAAACAGGTATATTGTACTTTAATGCAACTTCCTTAACAGGAGTGGGAAGAATTTTCTTTCCTCTTCCCTTTGGTTTATCTGGCTGTGAAATTACAGCTACAACGTCAAATCCATTTTTCATTAAAAATTCAAGATGAACACTTGCAAAATCAGGTGTTCCTAAAAACAATATCCTCATACTATTCCTCCTTTTCAATAAAAAAGGATGCTATTTGCATCCTTTAAATGTTTCAAACAATTCTAAAAATTCTTCGTTTTCCAACTCTTGAGGTCTTTTTTTTAAATCAAACTTTGAAAAACATTCTATTCTTGTAAACCTCTTCAAATTGTTTTGTAATGTTTTACGTTTTGCACCAAAACATTTTGACACAAAATCCCAAAACTCCTTTATATCATATTTAAAATCTTCAGTTTTTTCAAACTCTAAAACAACACTATCCACTTTTGGTCGAGGCACAAAATTTCCTTTTGACACATCAAAAACTTTTCTTACCATTGTATAACTTTGAACAACAACGGACAAAAAATTTCTGTCTGCCCCCGGTGGTAAAAGAAGTCTATCACCAACTTCCTTTTGAACCATTAAAACCGCCTTTGAAAAATCGGAAAATAATATTTTCTTTAAAATCATACCAGTAATGGAATACGGTATATTTGCAACTACTTTAAACCCTTTTGGTAAGACCGAAACATCAAATTTCAAAAAATCTACAAAAATTATCTCAATGTTATCGTACTTGTTAAATCTTTCCAATATGGGTTTTAACCTTTTATCGATTTCAACGGCAATGATTTTTGCACCTGTTAAAACTAAAAATTCCGTTAATGTTCCTGCACCTGGACCAATTTCTAAAACAACATCATTTTCATTTATATCTGCCCTTTCCACAATTTTTTTAGCTATATGGGTATTGGTTAAAAAATTTTGACCTAAACCTTTTAACAACTTTACATTATATTCTTTCAAAAAATCCGAAACCTTCAATCTATCAACTCCACAGTTACATAACCTGGATACTCTATTTCTAAAATTTTTCCTTCTTTATATTTTATCCTTATCCTTTCATTCCTAAAAACTAATTCAAAAGTATCTCCTTTTTTCTTCAATGTAGCTTCACCAACTGCGTAACCTGTTTTTGATGGATTAAAAAGAAGTTGTGGAACTACAACTTTAAAATATGGAGCTGGGAATTCCAACAATCTTTTTAAATGCGAAAGCACAAAATTATTATCTAAAATAATTAAATCGCGCGAATTCAAAGAATAGGTATATGAACTTTGCAACGTTTCAAACACAAAATTTGCAACCTTTCCATCGTAATTCCCAACAATTTGCCCCGTATAACTCCCATCTACGGTAAATGAAACGGTATAATTCTCAAATAAATTTTCATTGAAAACAGTGGTAGAATCAATTGTGTATAAAACACCGTAATCTATCTCTGTTTTAGTAGTAAAAATATTGTTATTTTCAAATAACACAGATGTTCCAAGTAATGTGTCTCCTATCTTAATACTGTAAATCTCTGCAAAAGTAAAAATCGAAAACAAAACAATAAAAATCACCAAAAGCTTTTTCATCTCTTTCACCTCTAAATAGAAATTATATTACTAACACAAATTGCGGTAATGGCATTCAAATTTTTCTCTGGATAAACTCCATTCCCTGTCTTAAACTTTAAACTTACCGGACACTTAACAAGCTTTTCCAAACTTTTAGTTATCTCATCCCTAAAACTTCCCAATCTAAAATCGGTTATCACCACGCAGTCAATATTTTCAGGAAAATACCCTTTTCGATTTATAGCTTTCACAACTTCTTGTAACATATACACACTACTTATTCCTTCAGGAACCTTTGATTCTGGAAACAACACCCCTATATCCTTTTTCAAAGAAACTCCCAGCAAAGAATCTATTATACTATGAATAACTACATCTCCATCGGAGTGTCCTTTTAATCCAAAGGTGGAATCTATTTCAACTCCACCTAATACTAACTTTCTTTCTTTAATAATTTTGTGAGTATCCCATCCAACACCACTTAAATATCTCGGTTTTGCCTTTTTCGTAAGACGCATTAATCTATTAGTTACCCTTTTCTCCTCAAAAAAGTTCATATTTCTATATTTTTCAAAGAGTTGTTCTGTAACATCTGTCAAAATTCTAGAATAATCATGCAACTTAATAAATTTATAAAGTAGTTCGTATTCGATCGCTACATCTTTTCCAGAAAGAGAAATTAAATACACATCATCTACGGAAAAATTCAAAAGAATCTGACCAATAACAGATGCTAATTTTACTCCCGTTCCAAGCACTTTTAAACCTAAAATTTTAAACCATTTCTCATATCTATGTCTAAAAGCACTTTTTGGAGCATAAAGAAGTACTCCCAAAACCTCTCCATTTTCCTCACAAATAATTGAATTTTCCATTAAAAATGGTGGTATAGAAAAAAGCAATGCCTTTTTAATAACTTCAAAGGCATTTTTCTTAAAAAGATAGTCAAAAAAATCCTTTTTTTCTTCGTATATGAACTTTGCACATATTTCGTAGTTTTTTCTATTTATTCTTGTAAAATTCATCTTTCACCTCTATAATATCCTTAGAAAGTATAGTATGATAATTAACAACCCTGAAAACATCATAGTTGTAATAAATGCCCAAAAAATTTCAGAACCAGAAGGAATATTCAAATTTGACGGTTTAACAACTTTAATTCTTTCTTTTGCTTCTATTTTTTCTTTGTTTTTTTCCTTCTCGAAAATAACCTTTTCATCAAAAAGAATTTTAAATGTAGGACTAATCACAAATTTTCCATAAATTTCGTTTCCTAAATCAATTTTGCACAAATAAAGCAAACCCTTTTTCGTGGGAATCAACTCCTTTGAAATTATCTTCCCTTGAAATGGTAATACCCTACCATCTTCTAAAAAATTCTTAGGAAACGTATTTTTTAGTTTTTCCTCTAATTTTCCAAATTCGACAGGAACAACATAAATTGTATCGCCTATATCAAAATTTATTATTGACTCTCCATTTATCGGATCAATTACAGGAAAAAACTCTGGTAAAAACTTCAAATCAGAACGCTCGTAAATAGTCTTTATAATATTTTCTTCAAAATCTTCCTTTAAATCAATAACATTATACGCCGAATATTCCTCAAGTGTCAATCCTTCGGCAACTATTTCTAAATCAGACTTTGGTGACCATTCTTCTAAAATATTTCCCAAAATAACTTTCATCAATTCCACATCGTTTTCTTTTACAGCAGCGGTTAATTCTATTCCCAACGCTATTTTGCCCCTCTTGTTAAAGACTGTATTCAAAAAAGAATTAAAAGATAATGTCAAATCCTCAACAACTGAATCACGGAGTAATTCTTCTTTTAAGGTTTCAAAATTTTCCTTAAAATCAATGATTTTATCTTCTAAATTTACCTCATCTATTTTTTCGGCAAATCTTAGTGGAACCATCAAAAAATCAAACTCTGGAACGTTATTTACTTTCCCAAACAAATATCCTAAAAACACCTCTGCAGTTGCCTTACTTCTTCCTCTAACCTTCACAAAATAAAGATCCATTTAAAACCCTCCTATATGTATTCACCAGATGTTAAACTTTTACTAACTATTTTATCAATTCCAACCACACAATTTTTTCCAATTTTTACCTTATCTTCAATTACACTATCCATACCTATAACAGATATTTCAGAATTGTATACTCTACTATTCAATTTATTTTCAACAAATTCACCAACACCTATCTTAACTTCATTTCCAATTACAACATTTTCCGCAATTATTGCGTTTTCTATAAAACAATTATTACCTATCCTAACCCTTGACATCACAACCGAATTCTTTATTATAACTCCTTCACCAACTTCGACTCCTTGTGCAAGTACAGAGTTATATACTTCTCCATATATTTCACATCCCTCACTTATTAAGGAATTTTTTACTCTTGCATCATCTGAAATATATGCGGGAGGCATTTCCTCAGAATGTGTATATATTTTCCAATTCTCGTCGTGAATATTAAAAGGTGGAATGGGTCTTGTAAGTTCTAAATTAGATTCCCAATATGAATAAATTGTTCCTACATCTTTCCAATAACCCTCAAAAGGAAATGCATATACACGTTTGGTATTTATAATTTTAGGAATAATATCTTTTCCAAAATCATGCGTGCTATTTTCATCCTTTGCATCTTCCATTAACACTTCTCTAATAAAATTCCATTGAAAAACGTAAATACCTAAAGATGCGAGGGTTGATTTTGGAAATTTCGGTTTTTCTTGAAATTCAATTATCCTATTCTCAAGGTCAGTTACCATAATCCCAAATCTATTTGCTTCAGAAAGTGGAACTTCCATACAAGCAACTGTTCCCAATGCACTTTTAGCCACATGATAATCCACAAGTTCATTGTAATCCATGGAATATATATGATCTCCTGATAAAATAACAACATAATCTGGACTATAGCTATCCACAAATTCAATATTACTGTAAACCGCATCAGCCGTCCCCTTGTACCATACTCCAACCTTTTCTGTTGAATACGGCTGTAAAATCGTTACACCACCATCTTTCCTATCCAGATCCCATGGCTTCCCAATACCTATATGCCTATTCAACAAATGAGGTTTATATTGAGTCAAAACACCAATTTTGTAGATACCTGAATTAACACAGTTACTCATGGTAAAATCAATCAACCTGTATTTCCCTCCAAACTGAACAGCTGGTTTGGCTATTTTTTCCGTCAACACCCCTAATCTAGTCCCTTGACCACCTGCTAAAATCAAAGCAACAACATTTTTCACAAGTTTCACCCCTAAATCGTCGTTCTCTTTTCTAAAATTACAGGTTCAAACTCTCCAGTAACGTTTTGTCCTTCCCTTATTAAACAATCTTTATCGATAATTGCATTTTTTACAACAGCACCCTCTTCAATTACTGTTCCTTGCATTATTATTGAATTTTCCACCCGTGCCCCCGCCTTAATTATAACCCCTCTAAAAACTACTGAATTTTTCACATTTCCAGAAATAATACATCCATCTGCAATAATTGCATTTTGTATTTTGGCATTTGATGTAAATTTCGCTGGAGGAAAATCCTTTAATTTTGTATATACCTTACCATTTTTGTAAAAAAGCTCTTCTCTTACTTCTCTTTTAAATACCATGTCCATATTTATTTTAAAATATTCATTTATTCCCTTTTTTATATTCCTCCAATATCCCTTAAAATCATAAGCATAAACATTTAGTTCGCTAATCCTCGGAAGTATTACATCAAGTAAAAGATCATTTCCACCACTTGGAACTGTTGAATATAACAACTCCATTAAAAGGTGTTTGTTCATAAAGTAAACACCTAAAAACGCCTTATTAGTTGGGGGATTTTCCACTTTTTCGTAAAATTCTATTATTCTCATATCATCATTAATTACAACATTTCCATATTCACTCATGTTATATGAATCATCTAAATCTTTTGTAACTAAGGTTATATCAGCACCCTTCGAAAAATGATACAAAAATAAGTCATTATAGTTCATCTTATATATATGATCACCTGAACCTATTAACACATAGTCTTCTTCTCCACGTCTTAAAATGGTCATATTTTGAAAAATTGCATCAGCTGTCCCTTTGTACCAATATTCTCCAGAAAATCCAATATACGGTTGTAGGATAAAAAGCCCACCCTTTTTTCTATCTAAATCCCATTCCTTTCCAGAACCAAGATGATCCATTAAACTTCTTGGATTGTACTGAGTTAATACCCCAACCTTTATTATACCCGAATTTA is a genomic window containing:
- the fmt gene encoding methionyl-tRNA formyltransferase, yielding MRILFLGTPDFASVHLEFLMKNGFDVVAVISQPDKPKGRGKKILPTPVKEVALKYNIPVFQPKKLNKEGLKIIENLKPDIGIVVAYGKLLKPPFLNTLEFYNVHASLLPSYRGAAPIQRVLENGEKRTGITIFKIGEGMDDGPIALKKEVEVGEFETFGELYEKLLDLGKKALIEFLNNYPIELIPQEGKVSFAPKITKEDLKLDFSKDVTFVKNKIRAYDPLPGVRVLFKRKIVKLFGVFSVLENSSREIGKIISIDKEGALISCENGSVKVRYIQFPGKRKMTFFEAKNGCLIKEGECFDC
- the rsmA gene encoding 16S rRNA (adenine(1518)-N(6)/adenine(1519)-N(6))-dimethyltransferase RsmA — its product is MKVSDFLKEYNVKLLKGLGQNFLTNTHIAKKIVERADINENDVVLEIGPGAGTLTEFLVLTGAKIIAVEIDKRLKPILERFNKYDNIEIIFVDFLKFDVSVLPKGFKVVANIPYSITGMILKKILFSDFSKAVLMVQKEVGDRLLLPPGADRNFLSVVVQSYTMVRKVFDVSKGNFVPRPKVDSVVLEFEKTEDFKYDIKEFWDFVSKCFGAKRKTLQNNLKRFTRIECFSKFDLKKRPQELENEEFLELFETFKGCK
- the glgD gene encoding glucose-1-phosphate adenylyltransferase subunit GlgD; translation: MKVLGLILAGGKSEKLGPLVYKRASAALPIGGKYRAIDFTLSNMVNSGIIKVGVLTQYNPRSLMDHLGSGKEWDLDRKKGGLFILQPYIGFSGEYWYKGTADAIFQNMTILRRGEEDYVLIGSGDHIYKMNYNDLFLYHFSKGADITLVTKDLDDSYNMSEYGNVVINDDMRIIEFYEKVENPPTNKAFLGVYFMNKHLLMELLYSTVPSGGNDLLLDVILPRISELNVYAYDFKGYWRNIKKGINEYFKINMDMVFKREVREELFYKNGKVYTKLKDFPPAKFTSNAKIQNAIIADGCIISGNVKNSVVFRGVIIKAGARVENSIIMQGTVIEEGAVVKNAIIDKDCLIREGQNVTGEFEPVILEKRTTI
- a CDS encoding DUF4899 domain-containing protein; translation: MDLYFVKVRGRSKATAEVFLGYLFGKVNNVPEFDFLMVPLRFAEKIDEVNLEDKIIDFKENFETLKEELLRDSVVEDLTLSFNSFLNTVFNKRGKIALGIELTAAVKENDVELMKVILGNILEEWSPKSDLEIVAEGLTLEEYSAYNVIDLKEDFEENIIKTIYERSDLKFLPEFFPVIDPINGESIINFDIGDTIYVVPVEFGKLEEKLKNTFPKNFLEDGRVLPFQGKIISKELIPTKKGLLYLCKIDLGNEIYGKFVISPTFKILFDEKVIFEKEKNKEKIEAKERIKVVKPSNLNIPSGSEIFWAFITTMMFSGLLIIILYFLRIL
- a CDS encoding 2-C-methyl-D-erythritol 2,4-cyclodiphosphate synthase — protein: MNFTRINRKNYEICAKFIYEEKKDFFDYLFKKNAFEVIKKALLFSIPPFLMENSIICEENGEVLGVLLYAPKSAFRHRYEKWFKILGLKVLGTGVKLASVIGQILLNFSVDDVYLISLSGKDVAIEYELLYKFIKLHDYSRILTDVTEQLFEKYRNMNFFEEKRVTNRLMRLTKKAKPRYLSGVGWDTHKIIKERKLVLGGVEIDSTFGLKGHSDGDVVIHSIIDSLLGVSLKKDIGVLFPESKVPEGISSVYMLQEVVKAINRKGYFPENIDCVVITDFRLGSFRDEITKSLEKLVKCPVSLKFKTGNGVYPEKNLNAITAICVSNIISI
- a CDS encoding glucose-1-phosphate adenylyltransferase; the protein is MKNVVALILAGGQGTRLGVLTEKIAKPAVQFGGKYRLIDFTMSNCVNSGIYKIGVLTQYKPHLLNRHIGIGKPWDLDRKDGGVTILQPYSTEKVGVWYKGTADAVYSNIEFVDSYSPDYVVILSGDHIYSMDYNELVDYHVAKSALGTVACMEVPLSEANRFGIMVTDLENRIIEFQEKPKFPKSTLASLGIYVFQWNFIREVLMEDAKDENSTHDFGKDIIPKIINTKRVYAFPFEGYWKDVGTIYSYWESNLELTRPIPPFNIHDENWKIYTHSEEMPPAYISDDARVKNSLISEGCEIYGEVYNSVLAQGVEVGEGVIIKNSVVMSRVRIGNNCFIENAIIAENVVIGNEVKIGVGEFVENKLNSRVYNSEISVIGMDSVIEDKVKIGKNCVVGIDKIVSKSLTSGEYI